The genomic window GGAGTCAATCGAGTCTCGCTGGTACGACCAGGCAGCCCAAAGCACTTTCCACGTCTGCCTGTGGGCAGTAGGCGCGCTCGGAGTGGTCTCGGTATTCTGGGATTTCCAGGTCTCCGCCTCCTGGTTAACCATCGGTCTAGGCACGTTCCTAGCGGTTGTTTTCTGGGTTTCGTACCTGCTCCACAAGCGACGCGAGTCCTAAGCGCTATGAACAACCGGCTACGCGAGTACCGCGCTACACACAACCTATCCCAACAAAAACTGGCCGACGCCTTAGGCGTATCCCGCCAGACGGTCATCAGCCTGGAAAAAGGTCGCTACGATCCGTCGCTGCCGTTAGCGTTCCAGCTGGCAGCCTTCTTCGACTGCACGATCGAGGACCTTTTCATCCCGGATTAGCTCCGCCTGTCAGCCTCCGCTAGCACCCAGCCTGGCAGACGAAGTCGCGGAACTGGGCGACGGCCGGGGCGTCGTCCCCGGGGCGCCATACCAGGCCGAGCTCGCGGTACGCCGGCGGGTCCAACGGGATTACGTTGCGAGCTTGCAGGTACGGGTCTTCCAGCGGCAATAGGGCGCTGCCCAGGCCGGATTCGACGAGTCCCGCGACGGTGGTCAGCTCCATCGACTCGAAGACGAAGCGCGGGGTGACGCCGGCCGCGGCGGCGAGGTCGTCCAGCAGCATGCGGGTCCCGTAGCCCGGCAGCATGCCGATAAAGGGCTCGCCGTCAAACTGCGCCATCGTGACGGTATCGGCGGTTCCCGCCCAGTGCTCGGCGGGCACGGCAATGCCTAGGCGCTGGCGCTCGAGCACCGCCCAGCTCAGCGCGTGTGGGGCGGCATTGAGCGGGCGCGGTCCCACGAGCGCGAGGTCGGCTTCGCCGGCTAGGACGCGGTCGACCAGCTCTCGGGCGGCCCCTTGGTGCAGCTGGAACTCGACGTTCGGGTAGCGCGCGCGGTAAGTGCGCAAGAGGTCGGGGACCATCCAGGTTCCCAGCGAGTGCATGAAATCCAGGCGCACCGTGCCCCGGTCGGGGTCCATCAGGCGGGCGACCTCCGCGGCCCCGCGGGAAAGCTCCGCCAGGGCTGTGCGCGCGTGGGGCAGGAAGCCCGCACCGCGGCTGTTGAGCACCACGCGGTGGCCGGCGCGGTCGAAGAGGCTCGCGTCAACGGCCCTTTCCACCCGTTGGATGCGCCGGCTGAGGGTGGGCTGGCTAATTCCTAACCGGTCGGCGGCCGCCCCGACGGCGCCGGTCTCCGCGGTGGCGATGAAACCGCGCAGGTCATCCACATTCATGCACAAAGTGTATCAAGTCCTGCCATTTCCCACATTTTACACATAGCCCCCGCGCGGGCATGCTGAGGATATGCTGAGAGCCATGCCCCGAAATACCCGCGCTACCATCGCCATGCTCTGCGTCGGGCTGGCAGTCTTTTCCTGCCTGTATTCCACCCAGGCCATCCTGCCGGAGCTGGTCAGCGAGGTGGGCTTGAGCTCCACGGCGGCCGCGCTGACAGTCTCCGCGGCGACGGGCGCGCTGGCGGTCTGCGTCGTACCCGCCTCCATCGTCTCCGAACGCTTCGGCCGCGGGCGGATCCTCCTGGTCTCCTGCCTGGCGGCCACGCTGGTTGGCTTCGCGGTGCCGTGGGCGTCCAGCCCCGCGCTACTGATTGGGCTGCGCGCCGTCCAGGGCGCCCTCATGGCGGGAGCTCCTGCGGTGGCGATGGCCTGGCTCTCGGAAGAGCTGAACGCCCGCGCGCTGCCGCGGGCGATGGGCCTGTATATCGCCGGCACCTCCATCGGCGGCCTGATGGGGCGCCTTATCCCCTCCGGCCTGCTGGAGCTGACCTCGTGGCACTGGGCACTGGCCGGTTCCACGCTGGTGTCCTTCCTCTTCGCCGTCGCGGCGGCGTTCCTGCTGCCCAAGCAGCACAACTTCACAGCCAAAACGCTCAATCCCCGGCGCGAATTCGCCGCCATGCTCGAGCACTGGCGGACCAAGGAACTCGGCCTGCTCTTCCTGGTCGCCCTGCTGGCGATGGGCTCTTTCGTCTCCATTTACAACTTCATTTCTTTCCGGCTCATCGAGACCTTCGGACTGCCGCAGGCGCTGGTCAGCTTCGTCTTCCTGCTGTATCTCTTCGGCACCTGGTCGTCTGCCCAGGCCGGCAAGCTGGCCGCCGAGCACGGCCGGGGGACCACCCTGCTGGGCGCGTGCGTGCTCTTCGGCGTCGGCATCGCGCTCACGCTCGGGCCCCTGGTGGCAACGATTGCTGGCATGCTGCTGCTGACCGTGGGCTTTTTCGCCGCCCACTCCACGGCCAGCGGCTGGGTCGGCGCCGTGGCTAACCACGACCGGGCGGAGGCCTCCAGCATGTACGTCTTCTGCTATTACTTCGGCTCCTCGGTGCTGGGCGCTTTCGCGGGAACGCTGTTCGGGGCGTTCAGCTGGGCCATCTTCGTGGGCTTCTACGTGCTGGTTTCCGTGATCCTTATCGCCATCGCCGCAACGCTGAAGCGGCGCGCGGTGGGATAAACTAGGGAAATTATGGAGAAAATACCCAACAAGAAGTGGTCGGGGAAGACCTGGCACCGGCGCGCCAGCAAACCAATCACGCTGTGGATGATGATCTTCATCCTGGCCGGGGCGGTGCACACCCTCATCCCCAACTACCGCTGGGTGCTCATCCACCTGTTCACGCTGGGCGTGGTGACCAACAACATCGTCGTCTGGTCGCAGTACCTGACCGAGAAATTCGTCCAGGCCCGGCTGCCCGACTCGGCCCGCCCCAACCAACTGCGGCGGATCTACATCCTCAACGCGGGCGTGGTTCTGGCCATCATCGGCCAGGCCCTCGACGACATCTGGAACCTGCACTTTATCCTCACGCAGCTGGGCGCGCTCATCGTCGGCGCCATGCTGCTCTGGCATGGCGCCAGCCTGACCCAGCAGTGGCGCGGGGTCGATAGCGCCAAGCGCTTCCGCCCCATCATCCTGGGCTATGTCGGCTCGGCGCTGTGCCTGCCCGTCGGCGCCTTCTTCGGCGCCATCTTGTCCATGGGCCTGTCCGAGCCCTGGTACGGGCGCTTGCTGACCGCGCACGTGGTGACCAATATCGGCGGTTTCATCGGCCTGGCCGCCGCGGCCAGCCTGACGGTGCTTTTCCCCACCATGTGGCGGACCAAGGGCATCACCACGCGGATGAACCCGACGCTTGCCCTCCTCGCGGTGGGCACCGCCGTGACCATCGCGGGCGCGCTCAGCAGCCTCGCGTGGCTAACCGGTGCGGGCCTGGTGGTCTACGCCGCCGGCTGGCTGGCCAGCCTCCAGCAGTGGCTACGCAACGTCGGCGCCGTGCTAGCCGAGCCGCGCGACCGGGTCAGCTACCCGGCGGTCTCCGTGCTGGCGGCGGTGACGTGGCTGGCGCTGACCATCGTCTACCTGGCCGTCCAGGTCTTTATCAGCGGCAACCCAGAGCCGCTGCCGACGCTGCCGCTGCTCATCGGCTTCGCCGGCCAACTGCTCATCGGCGTACTCAGCTACATCATGCCCACAACGATGGGTGGCGGCCCCTCGGCCGTACGCGCCGGCCTGAAGGAAATGAACCGCGGCGGCCTGTTCCGCTCCACGCTGATTAACGGCGGCCTCATCGTCTGGCTGATTACGGAAAAGTCCTGGCTAGCGGTCTTTTCTTCGGTCCTGTGCATCATCCCGCTGGCCGCCTTCCCCGTGTTCATGATCCGCGCGGTCAAGGCGCAGAAGGCCGTCCTGATGAAGCAGGCGGAGGGCCCAGCTCCGGAGACCGAATCCCAGTGGGGGCAGATCACCGCCGGTCTGGTGACCCTGGCGCTGCTGCTGGCGGTTTTTGGAGGTATCTAACGCCCGGCGCGCCCGCGCTCATCCAGTCACGGACCGCGCGGGTAGCCTGCACATCGTCCTCGTTATACGTCAGCAACGCCTCGCGCACGGCGGTATCCCCGCGCAACGCCGCCCGGCGCGCGGCCACGGATTCCTCGCCGGCGAAATCACCCTGCCGCCAGTGAAAACCCGCGTGCGGGGCCACCACCTTGAGCCCCAACCCGGACGGCCCAAGGAAATGGGCCCTGACGTGGGCGAACAAGTCGACCCACTCGGGCGAGGAAAGGAAGCTTTCCACCTCGGCCAACGCGGGCTGACCGAAGCGCTTGGCGGACATGCGTATCCA from Corynebacterium confusum includes these protein-coding regions:
- a CDS encoding copper oxidase, whose amino-acid sequence is MEKIPNKKWSGKTWHRRASKPITLWMMIFILAGAVHTLIPNYRWVLIHLFTLGVVTNNIVVWSQYLTEKFVQARLPDSARPNQLRRIYILNAGVVLAIIGQALDDIWNLHFILTQLGALIVGAMLLWHGASLTQQWRGVDSAKRFRPIILGYVGSALCLPVGAFFGAILSMGLSEPWYGRLLTAHVVTNIGGFIGLAAAASLTVLFPTMWRTKGITTRMNPTLALLAVGTAVTIAGALSSLAWLTGAGLVVYAAGWLASLQQWLRNVGAVLAEPRDRVSYPAVSVLAAVTWLALTIVYLAVQVFISGNPEPLPTLPLLIGFAGQLLIGVLSYIMPTTMGGGPSAVRAGLKEMNRGGLFRSTLINGGLIVWLITEKSWLAVFSSVLCIIPLAAFPVFMIRAVKAQKAVLMKQAEGPAPETESQWGQITAGLVTLALLLAVFGGI
- a CDS encoding helix-turn-helix transcriptional regulator — protein: MNNRLREYRATHNLSQQKLADALGVSRQTVISLEKGRYDPSLPLAFQLAAFFDCTIEDLFIPD
- a CDS encoding MFS transporter encodes the protein MPRNTRATIAMLCVGLAVFSCLYSTQAILPELVSEVGLSSTAAALTVSAATGALAVCVVPASIVSERFGRGRILLVSCLAATLVGFAVPWASSPALLIGLRAVQGALMAGAPAVAMAWLSEELNARALPRAMGLYIAGTSIGGLMGRLIPSGLLELTSWHWALAGSTLVSFLFAVAAAFLLPKQHNFTAKTLNPRREFAAMLEHWRTKELGLLFLVALLAMGSFVSIYNFISFRLIETFGLPQALVSFVFLLYLFGTWSSAQAGKLAAEHGRGTTLLGACVLFGVGIALTLGPLVATIAGMLLLTVGFFAAHSTASGWVGAVANHDRAEASSMYVFCYYFGSSVLGAFAGTLFGAFSWAIFVGFYVLVSVILIAIAATLKRRAVG
- a CDS encoding LysR family transcriptional regulator, coding for MNVDDLRGFIATAETGAVGAAADRLGISQPTLSRRIQRVERAVDASLFDRAGHRVVLNSRGAGFLPHARTALAELSRGAAEVARLMDPDRGTVRLDFMHSLGTWMVPDLLRTYRARYPNVEFQLHQGAARELVDRVLAGEADLALVGPRPLNAAPHALSWAVLERQRLGIAVPAEHWAGTADTVTMAQFDGEPFIGMLPGYGTRMLLDDLAAAAGVTPRFVFESMELTTVAGLVESGLGSALLPLEDPYLQARNVIPLDPPAYRELGLVWRPGDDAPAVAQFRDFVCQAGC